In Aspergillus fumigatus Af293 chromosome 2, whole genome shotgun sequence, a genomic segment contains:
- a CDS encoding putative U-box domain protein, producing the protein MSFELKEKGNQLFKEGDYNGAEELYSQAIQKNPREPTFFTNRALTRIRLEKWAGVEHDARTAIELYGPKNTQSLKSCWYLAQALLGLGRPQEAYEVAIDAYRASLAAKSAQTENLSKTVLRAKQQIWAAKETARLREMNDTLATVESLIEADLNRELAELQAKLDKGEIGQTGFVEDQKALRADAEKNIQNVRDAFRIASNGDIQERVVPDYLVDGITFEIMHDPVITPSGTSFDRIGIIKYVEQSGVDPITRVPMTVNDLRPNYALKAACEEFLNKNGWAVDW; encoded by the exons ATGTCCTTCGAACTGAAAGAGAAGGGCAACCAGCtcttcaaggaaggcgacTACAATGGTGCGGAGGAGCTCTACTCTCAAGC TATCCAGAAGAACCCGCGCGAACCCACCTTTTTCACGAACCGTGCACTCACCCGGATAAGGCTGGAGAAATGGGCAGGCGTGGAACACGATGCACGCACGGCGATTGAGCTATACGGCCCCAAGAACACCCAGAGCCTCAAGAGCTGTTGGTACCTCGCGCAGGCGCTCCTGGGCCTGGGGCGCCCGCAGGAGGCGTACGAAGTGGCTATTGATGCCTACCGGGCAAGTCTGGCGGCCAAGAGCGCGCAGACGGAGaatctgtccaagacggtCCTGCGGGCCAAGCAACAGATCTGGGCTGCGAAGGAGACTGCCCGGCTGCGGGAGATGAATGATACCCTGGCGACGGTGGAGTCGTTGATCGAGGCCGATCTCAACAGGGAGCTTGCGGAGCTGCAGGCGAAACTGGACAAGGGAGAGATCGGGCAGACGGGGTTTGTGGAGGATCAGAAGGCGCTCCGTGCGGATGCGGAAAAAAATATTCAAAACGTCCGGGACGCGTTCCGCATTGCGTCCAACGGGGATATCCAGGAGAGG GTTGTGCCCGACTACCTGGTTGACGGGATTACTTTTGAGATCATGCATGATCCCGTTATCACACCCAGCGGCACCAGCTTCGATCGCATCGGAATCATCAAGTACGTCGAACAGTCCGGCGTGGACCCTATCACCCGGGTGCCCATGACCGTCAACGATCTGCGGCCCAACTATGCCCTGAAAGCTGCGTGCGAGGAGTTTCTCAACAAGAACGGCTGGGCTGTAGACTGGTAG
- a CDS encoding class I SAM-dependent methyltransferase: MSSFSSTPAGSFLSRMEPVHAYIAGAGFLVCALVGVVLMLASQHKKFDYNSGIFTYLRFIYASFLKPHKKGLNGQQDALESFYKTQAGVYDATRKRLLCGREDMLGLVAAQLKYKVENKELQAGKAIWVDIGGGTGYNIEAMASFLPVTQFFSHVYLVDLSPSLCEVARQRFERLGWKNVTVVCQDARSFRLPHEKVDPRAPAPSTAGADLITMSYSLSMIPDYYSVVDSLTDLLRASGILGVCDFYVQSIVDVSARNYIGGAFNRHVNWLGRAFWRAWFDADRVSLEAARRDYLEYRFGTVISASERNYLLGGIPYYIFVGRHKNLASNLSGQETIEMLDASFTESPYLSPANHTKEMEKAMERNAQEIRSKAYESAVINLSANLPLPSSFYQNHHCRIFYNDLLPKHTQFKNEYIYAFNWEDPRVDHRLLDIKRDDVILAITSAGDNILDYLQKSPRRVHAVDLNPNQNHLLELKVASFMALGHRDVWKIFGEGKHPEFRELLISRLSAHLSSQAFQYWLEHTHIFTSKYGKGLYETGGSRHAIKMVRYLFKVFGLEGQVKKLCEAQTLAEQREIWPKIRAVLMSKPLHWAVVSTEWFAWKAAGVPRNQRNMIVDDYFKRLGLTKDMNQGKDISGRSIWQYVVDTLDPVVNETMISNDNYFYFLCLQGQFSRRCHPTYLSPQAHVKLSSPGAFDGLRIHTDEINEVIKRITPRSLTIAVIMDSMDWFDPEGTEASIQAQKLNHALKMDGRILLRSASIEPWYIKQFEENGFTARRVGARFPGSCIDRVNMYASTWICTKTKELDRPTPARTISALSLGDGSSKRSHSVEHLEI, from the exons ATgagctccttcagcagcaCTCCTGCTGGTTCATTTCTGAGCCGCATGGAGCCTGTTCATGCGTACATTGCAGGTGCCGGCTTCTTAGTTTGCGCACTTGTCGGGGTGGTTCTCATGCTGGCATCCCAGCACAAGAAGTTTGACTACAATAGCGGTATCTTCACTTACCTCAGATTCATCTATGCATCGTTCCTTAAGCCCCACAAGAAAGGTCTCAATGGCCAGCAAGATGCGCTAGAAAGCTTCTACAAGACTCAG GCTGGTGTATATGATGCCACTCGCAAGCGTCTTCTCTGTGGCCGTGAGGATATGTTGGGGCTTGTTGCCGCGCAATTGAAGTACAAGGTTGAGAACAAAGAACTCCAGGCTGGAAAGGCAATCTGGGTTGAT ATTGGCGGAGGCACTGG CTACAACATTGAGGCCATGGCTTCTTTCCTACCAGTTACCCAATTCTTCTCGCACGTGTACCTTGTCGACCTGTCTCCCTCTCTTTGCGAGGTTGCCCGTCAGCGATTCGAGCGCCTAGGCTGGAAGAATGTCACGGTCGTCTGTCAAGATGCGCGCTCTTTCCGTCTCCCCCATGAGAAAGTCGACCCCCGTGCCCCAGCTCCATCAACTGCAGGCGCAGATCTTATCACCATGAGCTACAGCTTGTCCATGATTCCTG ACTACTACAGTGTCGTCGACTCCCTGACCGACCTCTTGAGGGCGTCTGGTATCCTTGGTGTCTGCGACTTTTATG TGCAAAGTATCGTGGACGTTTCCGCCCGCAACTACATTGGTGGTGCTTTCAATCGCCACGTTAACTGGCTGGGTCGTGCCTTTTGGCGGGCCTGGTTCGATGCGGACCGTGTCAGTCTGGAAGCAGCACGCAGAGACTATCTGGAATACCGCTTTGGAACCGTCATCTCTGCCAGCGAGCGCAATTATCTTCTCGGCGGCATTCCTTACTACATCTTCGTTGGACGTCACAAGAATCTTGCATCAAATCTCTCCGGTCAGGAGACAATTGAAATGTTGGACGCCTCCTTTACTGAATCTCCTTATCTTTCTCCCGCCAATCACAccaaggagatggagaaagcaATGGAGAGGAACGCTCAAGAAATTCGTTCCAAAGCCTACGAGTCGGCCGTTATCAACCTGAGCGCGAACCTCCCGCTTCCCTCATCCTTCTACCAGAATCACCACTGCCGCATCTTCTACAATGATCTGCTGCCCAAGCACACGCAGTTCAAGAATGAATACATTTATGCCTTCAACTGGGAAGATCCTCGTGTGGATCATCGTCTTCTCGACATCAAGCGGGATGATGTTATCTTGGCCATTACCAGCGCCGGAGACAATATTTTGGATTACCTTCAGAAGAGTCCACGCAGAGTTCATGCAGTCGACCTGAATCCTAACCAGAATCATTTGCTTGAACTCAAGGTTGCTAGTTTCATGGCCCTTGGTCATCGCGATGTCTGGAAGATCTTTGGCGAGGGAAAACACCCAGAATTCAGGGAACTCCTCATTTCTCGTCTCAGCGCTCACCTCTCCAGCCAGGCATTCCAGTACTGGCTTGAGCACACTCACATTTTCACTTCAAAATATGGCAAAGGACTTTATGAAACCGGTGGCTCGCGCCACGCCATCAAGATGGTTCGGTACCTGTTCAAGGTGTTTGGCCTTGAGGGTCAGGTGAAGAAGCTCTGCGAGGCGCAGACTCTTGCTGAGCAACGTGAGATCTGGCCAAAGATTCGCGCCGTACTCATGAGCAAGCCCCTTCATTGGGCGGTTGTCAGCACCGAATGGTTCGCGTGGAAGGCCGCGGGCGTGCCTCGAAACCAGCGGAATATGATCGTTGACGACTACTTCAAGAGACTGGGCCTGACCAAGGACATGAACCAGGGCAAGGATATCAGTGGCCGGTCGATCTGGCAATATGTTGTGGACACACTGGACCCCGTCGTTAACGAAACCATGATCAGCAACGATAACTACTTTTACTTCCTGTGTCTCCAGGGGCAGTTTTCAAGACG ATGCCACCCCACATACTTGTCTCCTCAGGCCCATGTGAAGCTCTCTTCGCCCGGTGCATTTGACGGCCTACGTATTCACACAGATGAGATCAACGAAGTGATCAAGCGAATCACTCCCCGAAGCCTGACAATCGCTGTG ATCATGGACTCGATGGACTGGTTCGATCCCGAAGGCACAGAAGCATCGATCCAAGCCCAGAAACTCAACCACGCCCTGAAAATGGACGGCCGCATTCTCCTCCGCTCTGCCAGCATCGAGCCTTGGTATATCAAGCAGTTCGAAGAGAATGGGTTCACAGCCCGCCGTGTCGGCGCCCGCTTCCCCGGCTCTTGCATCGATCG TGTGAACATGTATGCATCGACGTGGATCTGtaccaagaccaaggagcTGGATCGCCCAACTCCTGCCAGGACGATATCGGCCTTGTCGTTGGGTGACGGCAGCAGCAAGCGGTCACACAGTGTGGAGCACCTTGAGATATGA
- the adh2 gene encoding zinc-dependent alcohol dehydrogenase — protein MALPQTQIAAVVSGPRKSSSARVEITSERPVPSPKQGEVLIKLEYSGVCHSDVHSIRGDTLMLTDVAGHEGVGKVIQVGSNVDEQVWMDKRVGIRWLYSSCLKCEICAINHTACPYQKNAGANVPGTFQQFIVSPAEHVTIIPPELDPDTAAPLLCAGIAMYSSIMKTKTRPGDWIAILGAGGGLGHMGIQIAVKKGLKVIAIDSGDKKRELCLSLGATDYFDYKKDDIAVSVTSVTRGLGAHAVICTANSESAYIHSMQMLRRLGVLVCVGIPNEPFRLPSTPLDMIVKGLTIVGNSAGTAKEMEELLSMAVAGDVKAHIECFDFSCINDVLQRLERAEIDGRAVLKIPE, from the exons ATGGCACTCCCTCAAACACAAATCGCAGCAGTCGTGTCAGGACCCAGAAAGTCCTCAAGTGCACGGGTAGAGATTACAAGTGAACGCCCTGTGCCATCTCCAAAGCAAGGGGAAgtgctcatcaagctcgaATATTCCGGAGTGTGCCATTCGGATGTCCATAGCATTCGTGGGGATACGCTCATGTTAACCGACGTCGCAGGTCACGAGGGAGTAGGGAAGGTAATACAAG TTGGATCGAACGTGGATGAGCAGGTTTGGATGGATAAAAGAGTGGGTATACG ATGGCTTTACAGCTCGTGCTTGAAATGCGAAATCTGCGCTATCAATCATACGGCTTGTCCCTACCAGAAGAACGCTGGTGCG AATGTTCCAGGGACCTTTCAGC AATTCATTGTCAGTCCGGCCGAACATGTCACCATCATCCCGCCCGAGCTGGACCCCGATACAGCAGCGCCACTGTTATGCG CGGGAATTGCCATGTACTCATCGATCATGAAGACAAAAACTCGACCTGGGGATTGGATCGCGATCCTTGGGGCTGGTGGAGGACTTGGGCACAT GGGGATCCAGATCGCAGTCAAGAAGGGGCTTAAAGTCATTGCGATTGACAG TGGGGACAAAAAGAGGGAGCTCTGTCTCTCGCTTGGGGCGACGGACTATTTTGATTATAAAAAGGATGATATTGCTGTTAGTGTCACGTCTGTTACTCGAGGTCTAGGCGCCCACGCAGTGATATGCACGGCGAACAGTGAGTCGGCATACATTCATAGCATGCAGATGCTCCGCCGTCTGGGGGTCTTGGTTTGTGTTGGTATCCCGAACGAGCCTTTCAGACTGCCGTCAACCCCGTTGGACATGATTGTGAAAG GTCTCACCATTGTCGGAAATTCCGCTGGTACCGcaaaggagatggaagagctCTTAAGTATGGCTGTGGCAGGAGACGTGAAGGCTCACATTGAgtgttttgacttctccTGTATCAATGACGTCCTACAAAGACTGGAGAGGGCTGAAATCGACGGACGAGCTGTCTTGAAAATTCCCGAATGA
- a CDS encoding putative chromatin remodeling complex subunit (Arp8) yields the protein MVGKKSGKALKDEGLERTDNNMELSNWPQIAPINQKNYYTDYLKRDDQYLAFRLQNEEARNKMAKTAKDRDRALAMAKANDLGLPEAEADGDGDTNMEEGAEGTTETLGSKVIVVHVGSQNLRIGLASDALPKTVPMVIARKSTTSESEDHAEPHPKRLKLDDGSLMEPEKMLGPEFSSLYTTMAAELKAHMRQNKRRTLPNSKEMVINYNRRTVPETIPEHNDPLRVEWTDITDDAPEYIVGQAALRIPDDSKPRYKLYWPIRYGWCNERDYENKRLLFLDISLILEDTIKSQLGLTSKKDWPQYSCVFVIPDLYEKTYVTQVLEMLMREFSFARVCFIQESLAATFGAGFTSACVVDIGAQKTSICCVEEGMCIENSRVNLKFGGADVTEAFIKMMLFDHFPYAEINLWRRYDFLLAEELKKNVCTLNEASVSVQVFDFHLRIAGQDTRKYSFKAYDEVHLAPMGYFQPSIFDHSRKLEGRRKFITRSVDIYDGQPNDPTSGAQSEILTAIAPPPANGQVNGESQSFTLDVQSTPTRSHQVNALSRVQELDATPRSSVAGSPAPEAIGTPQAGGAGTPLPGGQGQNASQARAPTVEERDDVLPVFPLDNAILTSISHAARSDERKMRDFLGGIMVVGGGSLVSGFHSFLEERLQTLRPGFASEIMVGTPPRDLDPQVVVWKGASVFGKLSGTNDSWIGQLEYDRLGHRLMAYKCMWAY from the exons ATGGTTGGCAAGAAGTCTGGAAAGGCCCTCAAAGATGAGG GCCTTGAGAGGACTGATAACAATATGGAGCTGTCGAATTGGCCTCAGATTGCGCCGATCAACCAGAAGAATTACTACAC TGATTATCTCAAGAGAGACGATCAGTACCTAGCATTCCGATTACAAAATGAGGAGGCGAGGAACAAAATGGCTAAAACAGCCAAAGACCGGGATCGCGCTTTAGCCATGGCGAAAGCCAACGACTTAGGCCTACCCGAAGCAGAGGCTGACGGTGATGGGGATACAAATATGGAGGAAGGTGCGGAGGGGACAACAGAAACCTTGGGTTCCAAGGTTATTGTAGTCCATGTCGGAAGCCAGAATCTGCGAATCGGCCTGGCCAGCGACGCACTGCCGAAGACCGTTCCTATGGTGATTGCACGAAAATCAACCACAAGCGAGTCCGAAGACCATGCGGAGCCCCATCCGAAGCGGTTGAAATTAGACGATGGCTCTTTGATGGAACCTGAGAAAATGCTTGGTCCGGAG TTCTCCTCGCTGTACACCACGATGGCCGCAGAACTCAAAGCGCATATGCGGCAAAATAAGCGCAGGACTCTACCCAACTCGAAAGAAATGGTCATTAACTACAATCGGAGAACGGTACCAGAGACCATCCCGGAACACAATGACCCGCTGCGTGTCGAATGGACAGATATTACCGACGATGCACCTGAATATATTGTGGGGCAAGCAGCGCTTAGAATACCTGATGATTCCAAACCCAGGTACAAGCTCTACTGGCCGATACGATACGGATGGTGCAACGAGAGAGACTATGAGAACAAGAGACTCTTGTTTTTGGACATCTCACTCATTCTCGAGGACACAATCAAAAGCCAATTGGGCTTAACCAGCAAGAAGGATTGGCCTCAGTACTCTTGCGTTTTTGTTATCCCTGACCTGTATGAGAAGACTTATGTCACGCAAGTTCTCGAGATGTTGATGAGGGAGTTCTCATTCGCCCGTGTCTGCTTCATCCAGGAGAGTTTAGCGGCCACCTTCGGTGCGGGATTCACATCAGCATGCGTTGTTGACATTGGCGCGCAAAAGACGTCCATCTGTTGCGTGGAAGAGGGAATGTGTATTGAAAACTCTCGCGTCAACCTGAAATTTGGTGGAGCCGATGTGACCGAGGCgttcatcaagatgatgctCTTCGACCACTTCCCATATGCGGAGATCAACCTATGGCGCCGCTACGACTTTTTACTAGCTGAGGAGCTGAAAAAGAATGTCTGCACCTTGAACGAAGCAAGTGTCTCAGTGCAAGTGTTCGATTTTCACCTTCGCATTGCCGGTCAGGACACCCGGAAGTATTCCTTCAAAGCGTACGACGAAGTACATCTCGCCCCGATGGGGTACTTCCAGCCCTCGATATTCGACCACTCACGGAAActtgaaggaagaagaaaattcaTCACGCGGTCGGTAGATATCTACGACGGTCAGCCGAATGATCCAACATCGGGGGCCCAGTCTGAAATCTTGACTGCCATTGCCCCTCCCCCTGCCAATGGCCAAGTGAACGGTGAATCCCAATCATTCACGTTGGATGTGCAGTCGACGCCGACTCGCTCGCACCAAGTGAATGCACTCAGCCGTGTCCAGGAGCTGGATGCCACCcctcgatcttctgttgCCGGGTCGCCTGCTCCGGAAGCGATTGGTACGCCCCAagctggtggtgctggtaCCCCACTCCCGGGTGGCCAGGGACAGAACGCCTCACAAGCCCGTGCACCTACTGTCGAAGAGCGAGATGATGTTCTTCCAGTCTTCCCGTTGGATAATGCGATCCTCACATCTATTTCGCATGCAGCTCGATCTGATGAACGTAAGATGCGAGACTTCCTCGGAGGAATCATGGTCGTCGGAGGCGGCAGTCTTGTCAGCGGCTTCCACTCCTTCCTGGAAGAGCGTCTCCAGACGCTGAGACCAGGGTTTGCTAGCGAAATCATGGTCGGTACACCTCCAAGAGACCTCGACCCCCAAGTGGTAGTCTGGAAGGGCGCAAGTGTGTTTGGTAAGCTGAGCGGAACCAATGACAGCTGGATCGGGCAATTGGAATATGATAGACTGGGTCACCGACTGATGGCGTACAAGTGCATGTGGGCATACTAG
- a CDS encoding triose-phosphate isomerase, which produces MVTTTKALFPPLPKTLLIISLKMYFPPDRTLSYLRDLLSPANKIVLPQNRSRLLLALIPDFLTIYPCAQIIKDWAAGFQLPSDVDPEQPPFLLGAQDCFWEAAGAYTGEVSPASLRSLGVRLVELGHAERRALFGETDDQVARKAAAAVDQGLIPLVCIGEVTAPGAIASEAVGLAVRECAGQMRAVLDAIPSAAPVIFAYEPVWAIGKAKPAGVDHVAAVVEGIRAVIGKREGEVRVLYGGSAGPGLWGAGGLGKAVDGMFLGRFAHEIEGVQKVVQEVEETLSEQ; this is translated from the coding sequence ATGGTCACCACCACAAAGGCCCTGTTCCCTCCCCTCCCCAAAaccctcctcatcatctcccTCAAAATGTACTTCCCCCCCGACCGCACCCTCTCCTACCTACGCGACCTGCTAAGCCCAGCGAACAAAATCGTCCTCCCCCAAAACCGCTCCAGGCTCCTCCTAGCCCTCATTCCCGATTTTCTAACGATCTACCCCTGCGCCCAAATCATCAAAGACTGGGCCGCCGGCTTCCAACTGCCCTCCGACGTCGACCCTGAACAGCCGccgttcctcctcggcgccCAGGACTGCTTCTGGGAAGCCGCAGGCGCCTACACAGGCGAGGTCTCCCCCGCCTCGCTGCGTTCGCTGGGGGTCCGTCTAGTCGAGTTGGGCCACGCGGAGCGCCGCGCTCTCTTTGGCGAGACGGACGACCAAGTAGCCCGCAaggcggctgctgctgtcgaccAGGGCCTGATCCCCCTGGTCTGCATCGGCGAGGTTACTGCGCCGGGGGCGATCGCGTCAGAGGCGGTGGGGCTGGCGGTGCGTGAGTGTGCGGGCCAGATGCGCGCGGTGCTGGATGCGATCCCCTCCGCTGCGCCGGTGATCTTTGCATATGAGCCTGTTTGGGCGATTGGGAAAGCGAAGCCTGCGGGGGTGGACCATGTTGCGGCTGTGGTGGAGGGGATTCGGGCGGTGATTGGGAAGCgagagggggaggtgagggtTTTGTACGGGGGAAGCGCGGGGCCGGGGCTGTGGGGGGCTGGAGGGCTGGGCAAGGCCGTTGATGGGATGTTTCTGGGGAGGTTTGCGCATGAGATTGAGGGTGTCCAAAAGGTGGTccaggaggtggaggagacgTTGTCAGAGCAATAG
- a CDS encoding acyl-CoA-binding domain-containing protein, protein MTWHNADVYILNNTMASLTDFFTAFDAAASKEKFTPALQSAAASIDKAALQAALDAVLAGGDDATAAGNDAVLKAGFEFATELVKMLEKEPGPEEKLGLYKYFKQARGEKPAEPSFYQMEAKFKYNAWKEISHISAQKAQALYIKQVNDLINKYGTRA, encoded by the exons ATGACTTGGCATAATGCGGATGTCTACATTCT aaaCAACACAATGGCCTCCCTTACCGACTTCTTCACTGCCTTCGACGCCGCTGCCTCCAAGGAGAAATTCACCCCCGCCCTGCAGTCGGCTGCCGCCTCCATCGACAAGGCCGCTCTGCAGGCTGCGCTTGACGCCGTCCTCGCCGGCGGCGACGACGCCACCGCAGCCGGGAACGATGCCGTCCTGAAGGCCGGTTTCGAGTTTGCCACGGAACTGGTTAAGATGCTCGAGAAGGAGCCCGGGCCGGAGGAGAAGTTGGGA CTGTACAAGTACTTCAAGCAGGCGAGGGGCGAGAAGCCTGCTGAGCCGTCGTTCTATCAGATGGAG GCCAAGTTCAAGTATAATGCCTGGAAGGAGATTAGCCACATCAGTGCGCAGAAGGCTCAGGCGCTGTATATCAAGCAGGTGAATGATTTGATTAACAAGTACGGCACCCGTGCGTAG
- a CDS encoding ADP-ribosylation factor family protein → MGGSLSRLWSFFWTKKEIRILILGLDNAGKTTLLYRLKIGEVVTTIPTIGFNVESVTYRNLNFNVWDLGGQTSIRPYWRCYYANTAAVIFVIDSTDIERLGTAADELAAMLNEEELRDAALLVFANKQDQPGAKGAGEISEALKLGELRDRNWSIVACSAIDGKGLDEGMDWLVQTLQAENA, encoded by the exons ATGGGAGGCTCGCTGTCACGTCTGTGGTCTTTCTTCTGgaccaagaaggagattAGAATCCTAATATTAGGTCTC GACAATGCCGGAAAAACCACACTTCTCTACAGACTTAAG ATTGGCGAAGTAGTGACAACAATACCTACCATCGGATTCAACGTCGAGTCGGTCACATACAGAAACCTGAATTTCAATGTCTGG GATCTGGGAGGTCAAACGTCCATTCGACCCTACTGGCGTTGCTACTACGCCAACACTGCCGCTGTTATATTCGTCATTGATTCTACCGATATTGAGCGACTTGGCACAGCTGCGGATGAACTTGCGGCTATGCTGAACGAAGAGGAGTTGCGTGATGCGGCATTGCTGGTGTTCGCAAACAAGCAGGATCAACCCGGCGCCAAGGGTGCCGGAGAGATCTCGGAAGCTCTGAAGCTCGGGGAGCTGCGAGATAGGAACTGGAGCATCGTAGCATGCTCCGCCATTGATGGTAAAGGTCTAGATGAGGGTATGGACTGGTTGGTT CAAACCCTTCAAGCGGAGAACGCATAA
- a CDS encoding dihydroorotate dehydrogenase 2, which yields MVANSTSLAWKSAGLRARAVPSLRCSHRSSVLHRQAAFQQHGAVRHASSTTSEAAEAVKEAPKKAGRGLKRTVYGTSLVLAALVGYVYATDTRASIHRYAVVPLVRTLYPDAEEAHHIGVEALKTLYKYGLHPRERGNQDGDGVLATEVFGYTLNNPIGISGGLDKHAEIPDPLFAIGPAIVEVGGTTPLPQEGNPRPRVFRLPSQKAMINRYGLNSLGADHMAAILERRVRDFAYANGFGLHDEAEQRVLDGEAGVPPGSLQPGRLLAVQIAKNKATPDSDIEAIKRDYVYCVDRLAKYADILVVNVSSPNTPGLRDLQATAPLTAILKAVVSAAKGVDRKTKPYVMVKVSPDEDSDEQVSGICDAVWHSGVDGVIVGNTTNRRPAPLPHGFTLPPKEQSTLKETGGYSGPQLFDRTAALVARYRALLDAPPTPASDANETDQAKELAAAVTRAEPDVENVPAVEPPTPANRPARKVIFASGGITNGKQAQAVLDAGASVAMMYTAVTYGGIGTVTRVKQELREEKKNRQ from the exons ATGGTTGCCAATTCCACCAGTCTTGCCTGGAAATCGGCTGGTTTGAGGGCCCGCGCCGTGCCGTCATTGCGATGCTCCCACCGGTCTTCAGTCCTTCATAGACAGGCCGCTTTCCAGCAACACGGTGCCGTGCGACATGCCTCAAGCACGACCAGCGAGGCAGCTGAGGCAGTAAAGGAGGCACCCAAGAAAGCTGGCCGCGGCCTCAAGAGAACGGTGTACGGAACATCGTTGGTACTCGCTGCATTGGTGGGTTATGTATATGCGACGGATACCAGGGCAAGCATCCACCGCTATGCTGTGGTTCCTCTTGTCCGGACGCTTTATCCCGACGCGGAAGAGGCGCATCATATTGGTGTGGAAGCTCTGAAGACGCTCTACAAGTATGGACTTCATCCGCGGGAACGCGGCAACCAGGACGGTGACGGCGTGTTGGCTACTGAG GTCTTCGGGTATACGCTCAACAACCCCATTGGCATCTCGGGCGGGCTTGATAAGCATGCTGAGATCCCCGACCCGTTATTCGCTATCGGCCCCGCGATTGTTGAAGTTGGCGGTACGACCCCCCTGCCACAGGAGGGCAATCCCCGACCTCGTGTGTTCCGACTGCCGTCTCAGAAAGCCATGATCAACCGATACGGCCTGAACTCCCTGGGCGCCGACCACATGGCGGCCATCCTGGAGAGACGCGTGCGGGATTTCGCCTATGCCAATGGCTTCGGCCTGCACGACGAAGCGGAGCAGCGGGTTCTTGACGGCGAGGCCGGCGTGCCCCCCGGCAGTCTTCAGCCCGGACGGCTGCTGGCCGTGCAGATTGCGAAGAACAAGGCGACACCAGACTCGGACATCGAGGCTATCAAGCGCGACTACGTCTACTGCGTTGACCGACTGGCCAAGTACGCCGATATCCTGGTTGTGAATGTCTCCAGCCCCAACACGCCCGGCCTGCGCGACTTGCAAGCGACCGCGCCGCTGACCGCCATCCTCAAGGCCGTAGTGAGCGCCGCTAAGGGGGTCGACCGCAAGACCAAGCCGTATGTGATGGTCAAGGTCAGCCCGGACGAGGACTCGGATGAGCAGGTCTCCGGCATCTGCGACGCCGTATGGCATTCGGGCGTGGACGGCGTTATCGTGGGCAACACGACCAACCGCCGGCCTGCCCCGCTGCCGCATGGCTTCACTCTTCCGCCAAAGGAGCAGTCTACCCTGAAGGAGACGGGAGGCTACTCGGGGCCCCAGCTGTTCGACCGCACAGCTGCCCTGGTGGCCCGCTACCGGGCGCTGCTGGATGCACCGCCCACTCCGGCGTCCGATGCGAATGAAACCGACCAAGCCAAGGAGCTGGCAGCGGCTGTGACTCGAGCCGAGCCTGACGTGGAGAATGTGCCCGCAGTTGAGCCGCCTACTCCGGCTAATCGGCCGGCGCGCAAGGTGATATTTGCCTCTGGAGGTATCACCAACGGCAAGCAGGCGCAGGCGGTGCTGGATGCGGGAGCCTCGGTCGCGATGATGTACACGGCCGTGACGTATGGTGGAATCGGCACAGTCACTCGAGTGAAGCAGGAATTgcgagaggaaaagaaaaaccgTCAATAG